AGCTTGTTCCATGTTCTTTCATCTACAGTAGTGCCCCCCACCatatccacagtttcagttaccctTTGTCAACATTCAGTGAAAaattctaccctggctggcgtagctcagtagctcagtggattgagcgcaggctgcgaaccaaagtgtcgcaggttcgattcccagccagggtacatgcctgggttgcaggccataacccccagcaaccgtacattgatgtttttctctctctgtctctcttatctccctcccttccctctaaaaataaataaataaaatttttaaaaaaattttcagaagtAAACAAGTCATACATAAGTTTTATATTGTGTGCTGTTTTGAGTCATGTGACAAAATCTTGCACCGTCCCATCCAGGATATGAATCACCCCATTcttagttattgttaatctcttactgtgcctaatttataaataaaactttatcatGGGTATGTATGTTTGGGGGAAACATGGTCTATATAGGTAGGATCGATATAGGTAGGGTTCAGTGCTATCTGCAGTTTCAgtcatccactgggggtcttgaaaCATGgtccactgggggtcttgaaaCATATCACCTAGGGGTGGACTACCATGTTCTAATGAAATGGTCATATATTGGTTTGGCAAAAAAGTTTGTTACATTTTTCccccataaaagacacattttttcatttttaccaataactttattgattatattttgaGGATGTCGGTTATCTTCCACTATTGAGTGCCAAccagtgaaccaaaaggttgccagttcgattcccagccagggtacatatctgggttgcaggccaggtccccagttagggacatgcaagagacaaccaatcaatgtatctctcacacattgatgtttctctccctttctcccttcccttctctctaaagatagataaataaagtctttaaaagaaatgtacaCTGATAGGACAGCTATCACagtaaaatctaacaaaattgttccaaatgaagttaaagactactaagcactgctagagccattgtgcagaaaaaaactaaacagactttttggctaacccaataggAGTATCATAGGTGATACATCTGACTTTCTTCATGGGTCAAAGACTGGCTACCAGAGTCCACTATATTACCAAAATATTCATTTGGGCTTTGTAAATTCTGATGTGCTTGTTTAAAGGAATTATACATCTTTGTCATAAAATCTTTAACTCCTAggttaatttaaacttttaaatattattaaaagaggCCAGTAATGAATAGTATTTATAGTTATctggatgaaaatatttaaaacagtgtatttgctcatttgaaatttttgttcatCACCTCCTCTTTAGACAGGTGAGGCaaaactgaatattttaacaataatatctttttttttttttagattttatttatttatttttagagagaggggaagggaaggagaaagaagcagagaaacatcaatgtgtggttgcctctcacatgcccactgctggggacctggcctgcaacccaggcatgtgacctagactgggaatcaaacctgcaaccctttgatttgcaggcctgcactcaatccactgagcaatggcagccagggcaacaataatgtctttaaaatttgagTTACTTGCTTGGCTATTAAGGTATAATTATAACCAAACTTAGCAAATATCCCCAAACAGTGAGttacttttaatttaatcaaattaCCAAGGCTTAATATCACTCTAAGTCATCTTGAAGGtgaatttttgtgtttattgtaTACAGTGTTCTTTATATAGTAAAGGAACATTAATTCATGTGGAAATGACTTTGTTTACAGAAAGCTACAAAGAAAACTGATAAACACAGACTGGAAGATAAAGATGATTTAGATGTAACAGAGCTCACTAATGAAGATCTTCAGGATCAGCTTGTGAAATATGGGGTGAATCCTGGCCCTATTGTGGGTAAGGTGATAAAATTTCGAGTGTCTTTTCTATGAAGCAGTGCTCCAAATTGCTTTTCCCTCTTGTTTATCTAGCAGTTGTTTGGGTTCTAAGGGTCAGCCTGTCATTAATCATTTCTATATCCAGGGCCTTAGTTTCCTTAACTATAAATGagggaaataaaatgaaggaattgAGCTAGATAATTTTCAAGATTCCCTCTGTTGTCGATATTGCTTCATATGGTGCTCATACTGCACTACGTGATGAGACACATGGATCCTATATGTTAGTTGAAGAAAATCCAAGGTAACATGGCTGGCCAAATTTATTCAAATCAGTAATTTAGTGACAGGCTTGTTAATATAACTCAAGCCTCGATTCCGAACATTTTCAGTTGTCATTATGTGTATATGGGAGAATGATAAAAGATGCTTAGATCATAAAACAAAGCTCCTAAGtacctttttttattaaaagtcttATTTTTGTTGGAATTCAAGAATGACACCCAGAAGAATAAGCTGAAAAGAGAAACTTGGGACTAAATATGCTGAATTTCATCCTTTGCTTACTTTTGGTGATTTTGCAAGGTCATTGATGTCTTAGTTTTGTAGGGTCTTGGCAACAAATGTCAGGATGAAGAAGGTCTACTATTTTGATCTTCTGAGTTATTTAAAAGTTTGAACACTGGagagttgtgggtttgttttctcCCAAGCATAGTTGCAGACAAATTTTGGAATATTGTCTTTTGCGTTATTTAATAACTGCCTCTAAATAGATAGTATTTGTCTATTAATATAATTACCAACACACATTTGATAGccctttataaatttaaatatttaaaattccaaaagGGAGATGTTGAAAAATGTGATatccatcacttcacatagttTTCTTTTGTGTGGGTGGTGGGAGCGCTTAAGGTCAACCTTCTTACCAAATTTCATGGATTCAAGGCCCgtccaaaaagtatccagccacataatgtggaaaaatagaaacatttattgatgaagatataagaaacattgtacacaagacaatgatgcctcagccccaTTCAAAAATAGgtaccttaggacctcacacagttctcccaatcgccatcagctgccctgtcgtattttcctgaatcttattgatggcctgaaacctcttccctttcaaaggtgattttagttttggggtaagccagaagttgcaggatacaaaatctgggctatagggggcctcagtcacctgggtaatttgatgtttcaccaaaaaaactctgcataagatggGATGCATGAacgggcatgttgttgtgatgaaactgccagtctctggttgcccatagctgcagccttctgtgTCATGGAAGTggtttccttggaggaatgttcaggcttaacacaaaatttatgcagattctttgctctaactcagccattttgaatttgatggccacacaatacacaggctcactcaacagcctctaccgcccccactgaataacacagtgaaattgtcattattcgcacatgcacattccagtccactctccttggctgccaggttacatccatgttgcacaaatgttcttgttatattaacaatggttggacttttctaggacagaccttgtatagtgCAGTATCATTAACTATGATTCATGTTATACATAGATTTCCAGAACTCACTTATCTCACATAACTGATATTTTGTACCCTTTAACTGACATCTCCCCATACCACCATACCTACCTGTTCATCTTAAGATTACTTACATAAAATTTTGAGTcgtgttgattttttaaaatatgtttattatgtttttcatCTTACAGAAATCAGAAGATATGCAGCTAGTATAAAACAAAAGctgctttttggtttttaaactGTCGTTGATGTTGAAATGTGTTAAGaaatttctggtttttaaaaagattttatttattgcgtTTTAGACACGGGatgggaggcagaaagaaagggagagaaacatcaatgtgtggttgcctctctcatgccccctactggggtcctggcctgaaactcaggagtgtgccctgattgtgaattgaacctgtgaccgtttggttcacaggccagtgctcagtccactgagacacaccagccagggcaatttccggtttttatacattttttttttataaaaggtcATTTAGCtgcaaagtatatatatatttaaatgtaatttaacactttaaaatgtgcatgatatttatatatttgatttcCAGAACTTACTATCTTGCATGAttgaagttttgtttcttctgaCCAACatcatgttaaatatatttaaattgtaaaaatgtGATTTATAGTACTTTTCCCATAACTGGATAAGCTTATTTATTGGTGTATTAATCTCTTAGAGTTGTGAGgtttttggttctgtttttgttgttaggtttttttgttttgggtttgtgggggtattttaggattttatttatttttagaaagagaggggagggagggacagaaatatcattgtgtgcttgcctctcatgcatcccctgcCTGGTACCTGTCCtccaacccaagcatgtgccttgactgggaatcaagctggggatcctttggtttgcaggctggcactcattccactgagccacatgagccaagGCTCAAGTTATGGGGTTTTAATCACAGTAATTGAGGGGGGTACAGTCTGTTAATAAAAATGGTTGTTTTAACAAAGACTAGTACTGGAGAAAATACATAAAGTCCAGAACTTTTCAGACAAAAATACTCAGTTATACATGGCTCTTCAGTATGTTATCTAATAAGACCTATATCAACCTACTACCTATTTCATGccataaaagaaacattgttgtAATGATTGCcctggcttcctttttttttttttctccccagtgaaagtaacattttaaaattgctaaAGATAATGTCTGAGCTGGATCTTAAATAAGACCAAGTACTAAAGTGAGTTCTGCCTTAAAACAGGAACAACCAGAAAGCTGTATGAGAAAAAGCTGTTGAAACTGAGGGAACAAGGAACAGAATCAAGATCTTCTACTCCTTTGCCAACAATTTCTTCTTCAGCAGAAAATACAAGACAGAATGGAAGTAATGACTCTGACAGATACAGTGACAACGAGGAAGGTAAAAATTTATATGATGTTAATCAAATAGATGTGACTTTTTCCCCAGACTCATAATATACAGTAACCATggagaagataaaattaaatattaccaAGACATATAATTTTTGCTCATATCCTTAATTTTCCAAGTAATTTGATTTAACTAGCTTTTGTTGAGAACTCAAACAGAAAAGTGCAAATGTCTAATATTCTGTCACCTAAAATTGCCAAAGTGCGTGTGTCTTTTTTGCTTCAAgttcatttttctaagaaaataaaatactacaaataaaGACATAGTTCTTCCATTTACTCCTTTCCAAGTATCATTTCCAtaaaagctcattttttaaaatactttttatatgcATCTATTTAATACATGATATTATTTTGTGCTTTGAAAGATCCATATAAGTGATATATTAAATCCTGTCACATCTTTACTTTGTTATGTAATCAAGATCTCATTGATTTATTgcacttgttttatttcttgtagttcatatacaatggagtatttaCATGGGCATATTTTCTATGTTctctattgataggcacttaaatttaccatttttgctagataatcttattttaaggcaactttaaaggaaatattttgacatattttagtAGACTATTGTAAGAAAATTTgactatatttaaatatttttgaaaatacagaaagtgactttttaaaatttactgtaaGAGCAGGTTgatatttagaaatgtttagTTTGTTTAtatgacatgtttattgatttcatgattatttaatttgatttaaattgCTTATATTTCCATAAGCATCGCCTGCCAGGGCATAGTCTATCAAATTGGTTGTTCAGAATGTGAAATATAGTCTTTTCCTTCAACAGCACTATGTTAGCAAAGAGGCAAAGAATaaaatcagcttcaacacaagtGATGCTTAAACTTCCTGCCTCTTTTGCCTctacaggaaagaagaaagaacacaaGAAAGTGAAGTCCACTAGggattttgttcctttttctgaACTTCCAACTACTCCCTCTGGTGGATTTTTTCAGggtatttcttttcctgaaatctcCCCCGGTCCTCCTTTGGGCAGGACTGAACTACAGGCAGCTAAGAAAGTACATACTTCTAAGGGAGACCCACCTAGGGACCCTCTTATTGCCACAACCTTGCCTGGCAGGGAACAGTTGCAGAAGTTAGCCTCTGGAGGGAATTTGTATATGTCCTCCATTTCTAGCCATGATAGATGTTTAGAGAAAAGTTCTTCGACATCTTCTCAGCATGAACTCGCTGCCATGTTGGTCTCTGCTGCAGCTTCTCCTTCACTGATTAAAGAAACCACCACCACTTGCTATAAAGacatagtaaaaaatattaactgtGGAGAGAAAAGTGGAGTTCAACCATTATGTACTGAGAGGTCCCATGGTTCAAGTCAGTCGATTCTCTCCAGTTCAAGGAAAATAATAGAAGAGTCTGAGAGATCACAAGTAATTTCTCCACCACTTGCTCAGGCAATCAGAGATTATGTCAATTCTCTGTTGGTCCAGAGTGGGGTAGGTAGTTTGCCTGGGACTTCTAACTCTACACCCTCACTGGATGTAGAAAACATATGGAAGAGAATTGATCAATCTAATATTCAAGAAATTGAATCCCTATCTCCTCCACGAAAATTGCCTAGACTCAGTAAAAAGTCAGAGGAAAAGGATTCAGGTTCCCATGTGGCATTTCAAAATATACATGGATCTGAACTGATGTCATCTTCTGCCAAAACCGTTGTCTCTCACTCACTTGCTACCTTAGGCATAGAAATGTCTAAGCAATCACAGCATGATAAAGTAGATGCCCCAGAgctgtcttttcctttccatgagtctattttaaaagtaattgaagAGGAGTGGCAGCTAATTGACAGGCAGCCGCCTTCATTGGCATGCAAGTATCCAGTTTCTTCCAAAGAGGCAACCCAGCTATTATCAGTTCCAAAAGTAGATGATGAAATCCTGGGGCTTATTTCTGAAGCCACAGCACCAGCAGGTACTCAGGTAGCTTCAGCTGATAAACAGGTGGACTTAGCACTTCGTAGAGCATATGAAGCTGCAGCATCAGCATTGCAGATTGCAACCCATACTGCCTTTGTAGTTCGGGCTATGCAGGCTGACATTAGTCAGGCTGCACAAATTCTTAGCTCTGATCCTAGTCATACACACCAGGCACTTGGGATTCTGAGCAAAACATATGATGCAGCTTCATTTCTTTGTGAAGCTGCATTTGATGAAGTAAAGATGGCTGCCCATACCATGGGATCTTCCACTTTAGGTCGCCGTTATCTCTGGCTAAAGGATTGCAAAATCAATCCAGCTTCTAAGAATAAACTGGCTGGTACTCCCTTTAAAGGTGGAACATTATTTGGAGGAGAAGTATGCAAAGTAGTTAAAAAGCGTGGAAATAAACACtaacaacatttaaaatagaGGTATCCATTTTATCTTTGAAACTGGGAACTTAGCAGATTTTCTAGGAAATTTTAAGTACTACTTTTAAAGCGAAAAAAATCTTAAGGTCTTTTTAGTTTCTAGATGGGGCTAATTTCAAAGCGTCAAACTTCTGCCCATTGAATTATAGTTTAAAAGTAGTTGCCAcataaaactgcattttaaaaaaagttgtacaGATAGAAAGCCTCATAAACTTTAAAGCTTTGTAGATCACATTTTTATCTCAAGTAGTCCACTCTTTCCTATTTTACCTAAGATTTTACAGTTCTTCAACACTAAGAAATTCTTTTAACTAGAATATAAAGTCTTCACTGGTCTTAATATCTTTACTTTCTATAACTTgtctacattttttcttttattttctcacttttgtttgttttttacttatgtCTACAGTATCATTCATAATATTCTAGATCATTGCAACTTAGTGTTCCAGTTTGTAAATTGTTACTGATCCACAGACAAGCATTCACTAGAATTTGAACCTAGAGACACCTTTTAGACTAATGAcagggggtttttgtttgttttgttttggtaaaaaTTTATTGATAGAGAAAACAGTGCTGACTTACATTTTGTTAAGTACCTCTTTGTGGATTGGTGGCAAATAGTtcgtggaccacactttgagaaatactGCTCTAGACCATAATTCTCTAGGATAGTGCATTTTCGCCATCACTACTTATTAGATGAACTAGGCACTGGAAAGATGGGGCTTTTCATGTAACACTTTCAAGGTATCTTGTAGTTCATAGGTTTAATCTAAAGTCTAAAAGCAAATTTAAGATTTAAGTTAGTTGgaggtttttttaaagttataagaaataatactAGATCCTAGTGTTTTTGTAtctatataaaacaataaattctCTTGTGTTTCCATTTCTATGATTGTAAGATGAGAGAGTCTAACTGTAGAGGCATTTGATAAttgaatttctttgtatttttatggaaATAGTAGTATTAAGTATAAGTAAAGAATGGGCCCTTAGTTACCCCTAGCTATATTCTTAGACTGTGCATGTCCATCTTTGCAGCTTTCTGGGagtaattttatttgttatttgtcttcagtaatgtacatgtatacatgtacCTACTAAGTGCTATGTGACTTCAAAAATGTATTACTGTAGAATGCTTCTGCAAATTCAATAAAGTTGTTAATTTTGAACAGTTTTGTGTGGTCTCTAGCAacatgttttatgtgtgttttattctTGGAGTTAAAATAAGTTAGATGTTTGTGGGTAAACATTCCTTTATCATTTCATCATTGAAATTCACTTGACATTACAGTGGTGTagttgaaaatattctaaatattgtttcattttatttgaggACCATGTTTTTTATTGG
The sequence above is a segment of the Phyllostomus discolor isolate MPI-MPIP mPhyDis1 chromosome 2, mPhyDis1.pri.v3, whole genome shotgun sequence genome. Coding sequences within it:
- the TMPO gene encoding thymopoietin isoform X1 is translated as MPEFLEDPSVLTKEKLKSELVANNVTLPPGEQRKDVYVQLYLQHLTARNRPPLAAGANSKGPPDFSSDEEREPTPVLGSGASAAGRSRASVGRKATKKTDKHRLEDKDDLDVTELTNEDLQDQLVKYGVNPGPIVGTTRKLYEKKLLKLREQGTESRSSTPLPTISSSAENTRQNGSNDSDRYSDNEEGKKKEHKKVKSTRDFVPFSELPTTPSGGFFQGISFPEISPGPPLGRTELQAAKKVHTSKGDPPRDPLIATTLPGREQLQKLASGGNLYMSSISSHDRCLEKSSSTSSQHELAAMLVSAAASPSLIKETTTTCYKDIVKNINCGEKSGVQPLCTERSHGSSQSILSSSRKIIEESERSQVISPPLAQAIRDYVNSLLVQSGVGSLPGTSNSTPSLDVENIWKRIDQSNIQEIESLSPPRKLPRLSKKSEEKDSGSHVAFQNIHGSELMSSSAKTVVSHSLATLGIEMSKQSQHDKVDAPELSFPFHESILKVIEEEWQLIDRQPPSLACKYPVSSKEATQLLSVPKVDDEILGLISEATAPAGTQVASADKQVDLALRRAYEAAASALQIATHTAFVVRAMQADISQAAQILSSDPSHTHQALGILSKTYDAASFLCEAAFDEVKMAAHTMGSSTLGRRYLWLKDCKINPASKNKLAGTPFKGGTLFGGEVCKVVKKRGNKH